One Ureaplasma urealyticum serovar 8 str. ATCC 27618 genomic window carries:
- the nadE gene encoding NAD(+) synthase has product MNNDLVKYLQWLKNDFIKFLNDAQTNNIILGISGGVDSALTLAILNDLKKEYALNIYAYFLDIHNSNLDYECVSELKKVYPNIEIINLVDIYNSYRLLINKKTNDNYVLYNLKPKIRTNYLYAMANAYRGVVVSNLNYDEYILGFFTKHGDSAADYHMLIGLLKKHIYELGAYYSLPTKILNRAPTPSNEDDEHQTDESFFGFTYADLDQFLLYRKIDPTIADMIKKRYEINAHKHFVFDKKKLFLNYKLGTKHE; this is encoded by the coding sequence ATGAATAATGATTTAGTTAAATATTTACAATGATTAAAAAATGATTTTATTAAGTTTTTAAATGATGCTCAAACTAATAATATTATTTTAGGAATTTCAGGTGGTGTTGATAGTGCATTAACACTAGCTATTTTAAATGATTTAAAAAAAGAGTATGCTTTAAATATCTATGCTTATTTTTTAGATATTCACAATTCAAATTTAGATTATGAATGCGTTAGTGAACTAAAAAAAGTTTATCCTAATATTGAAATAATTAATCTTGTTGATATTTATAATAGTTATCGTTTGTTGATTAATAAAAAAACAAATGATAATTATGTTCTTTATAATTTAAAACCAAAAATTCGCACTAACTACTTATATGCAATGGCAAATGCGTATAGAGGTGTTGTTGTAAGTAATTTAAATTATGATGAATATATTTTAGGTTTTTTTACAAAACATGGTGATAGCGCTGCTGATTATCATATGCTAATTGGTTTATTAAAAAAACACATTTATGAATTAGGTGCTTACTATAGCTTACCAACTAAAATTTTAAATCGTGCTCCAACACCTTCAAACGAAGATGATGAACATCAAACAGATGAGAGTTTTTTTGGTTTTACATACGCTGATCTTGATCAATTTTTACTATATCGTAAAATTGATCCTACAATTGCTGATATGATTAAAAAACGCTATGAAATTAATGCTCATAAACATTTTGTTTTTGATAAGAAAAAATTATTTTTGAATTATAAATTAGGAACTAAACATGAATAA
- the obgE gene encoding GTPase ObgE, giving the protein MAFIDKCKIVLIAGNGGDGIVSWRRETHVPEGGPAGGNGGNGGSIWFVGNHNETSLEFLKYKKIIRAKHGEKGDIKNQHGANAEDVFINVPLGTVVYDAITNEILADINIDQQKYLVAQGGLGGHGNTHFKSAFNKAPNLYELGELGENIEVVLELKTIADIGIIGLPNAGKSTLISSFTNAKPKTANYMFTTLNPVLGTIYRDQNRIIFADIPGLIEGAHTGVGLGHDFLKHIERCFLLIHLISLDPNDNSDIISAYETIVNELKQYKQSLVNKPIVLVANKIDQIGALENLQILKEHLKDNQYIKVISALTNLHVDAMLDDVIKIYFDQKKIYEQRLKEHLPVDQILKWASDTPKNKELDKTIKIVKVDDHVFEVFGEYLKYWVHRIPLKTQDNLIRFNQKLQSINFNQQLLQAGAIAGDSIKIYDITLEFEE; this is encoded by the coding sequence ATGGCATTCATTGATAAATGTAAGATTGTATTAATTGCTGGCAATGGTGGTGATGGGATTGTTTCATGACGACGTGAGACCCATGTTCCAGAAGGTGGTCCAGCTGGGGGAAATGGTGGTAATGGTGGTTCAATTTGATTTGTTGGAAATCATAATGAAACCTCATTAGAATTTTTAAAATACAAAAAAATTATTCGTGCTAAACACGGCGAAAAAGGCGATATTAAAAATCAACATGGTGCGAATGCTGAAGATGTTTTTATTAATGTGCCATTAGGAACAGTTGTTTATGATGCTATTACAAATGAAATCTTAGCTGATATTAATATTGACCAACAAAAATATTTGGTTGCTCAAGGTGGTTTGGGTGGTCATGGAAACACACATTTTAAATCAGCTTTTAATAAAGCTCCAAATCTTTATGAATTAGGAGAATTGGGCGAAAATATTGAAGTTGTACTAGAATTAAAAACCATTGCTGATATTGGCATTATTGGTTTACCAAATGCTGGAAAATCAACTTTAATTTCTTCTTTTACAAATGCTAAACCTAAAACTGCTAATTACATGTTTACAACACTAAATCCTGTTTTAGGAACAATTTATCGTGATCAAAATCGGATTATTTTTGCTGACATTCCAGGCTTGATTGAAGGAGCGCATACTGGTGTTGGTTTAGGTCATGATTTTTTAAAACACATTGAGCGTTGTTTTTTATTAATTCACTTAATTTCTTTAGATCCAAATGATAACTCTGATATTATTAGTGCTTATGAAACTATTGTTAATGAACTAAAACAATACAAACAAAGTTTAGTTAATAAACCAATTGTTTTAGTTGCTAATAAAATTGATCAAATTGGAGCGTTAGAAAATTTACAAATCCTTAAAGAGCATTTAAAAGATAATCAATATATTAAAGTTATTTCAGCATTAACAAATTTACATGTTGATGCAATGTTAGATGATGTGATAAAAATCTATTTTGATCAAAAAAAGATTTATGAACAACGTTTAAAAGAACATTTACCAGTTGATCAAATTTTAAAATGAGCAAGTGATACTCCTAAAAATAAAGAATTAGATAAAACGATAAAAATCGTCAAAGTTGATGATCATGTTTTTGAAGTTTTTGGTGAATATTTAAAATATTGAGTTCATCGTATTCCTTTAAAAACTCAAGATAATTTAATTCGGTTTAATCAAAAACTTCAAAGTATTAATTTTAACCAACAATTATTACAAGCTGGCGCAATAGCTGGTGATAGTATTAAAATATATGATATTACATTAGAATTTGAAGAGTAA
- a CDS encoding phenylalanine--tRNA ligase subunit alpha — protein sequence MDIANLIQNLKQTLQNASNERHLIELKNIFVKQHLLPLYDELKKSDNKKEMGLLINEFKQQIELITNQALVELNNKSDQIDLKKWANKTLFTPFIKNGHHHIINNIIDDIAQFFKKLNFEIVSGPEVVSPVYNFDHLNIDENHPARATADSFFINSVQMLRTHCTTTTAQVLENNPHKDIRIMSFGNVYRKDDDDATHSHQFNQVDFVWVKEGLTVANLKWLIDSLIKYLFGQNLKTRYRLSFFPFTEPSFEVDVQCFKCDLKGCAVCKKSTWIEIMGTGMLHENVLKAANINDIKTGMAFGVGIDRIAMLKYEIDDIRYLYSNNFKFNAQIK from the coding sequence ATGGATATTGCTAATCTAATTCAAAATTTAAAACAAACCTTACAAAATGCAAGTAATGAACGTCATTTGATTGAACTAAAAAATATTTTTGTAAAACAACATTTATTACCACTATATGATGAACTAAAAAAAAGTGATAACAAAAAAGAAATGGGTTTGTTAATTAATGAATTTAAGCAACAAATTGAATTAATTACAAACCAAGCTTTAGTGGAATTAAACAATAAAAGCGATCAAATTGATTTAAAAAAATGAGCAAATAAAACTTTATTTACTCCCTTTATTAAAAATGGGCATCATCACATTATTAATAACATTATTGATGATATTGCCCAATTTTTTAAAAAACTAAACTTTGAGATTGTAAGTGGCCCAGAAGTTGTTTCACCAGTTTATAATTTTGATCATTTAAATATTGATGAAAATCACCCAGCAAGAGCAACTGCTGATTCTTTTTTTATTAATTCTGTACAAATGTTACGTACTCATTGTACAACCACAACTGCTCAAGTTTTAGAAAACAATCCTCACAAAGACATTCGCATTATGTCTTTTGGTAATGTTTATCGAAAAGATGATGATGATGCAACTCATAGTCATCAATTTAACCAAGTTGATTTTGTATGAGTTAAAGAAGGTTTAACCGTTGCTAATTTAAAATGATTAATTGATAGTTTAATTAAATATTTATTTGGTCAGAATTTAAAAACACGCTATCGCTTAAGTTTTTTTCCATTTACTGAACCTTCGTTTGAGGTTGATGTTCAATGTTTTAAATGCGATTTAAAAGGATGTGCTGTTTGTAAAAAAAGCACATGAATTGAAATCATGGGAACAGGGATGTTACATGAAAACGTTTTAAAAGCTGCTAATATTAATGATATTAAAACAGGAATGGCTTTTGGTGTGGGTATTGATCGGATTGCTATGTTAAAGTATGAAATTGATGATATTCGTTATTTATATTCAAACAACTTTAAATTTAATGCCCAAATTAAATAA